The stretch of DNA TTGGCAGCCACTTCATTATAATAGAAGTAGACAAGCTAAAACAAAGAGCATTTAGAGCTGGTGCAGCACTAAGTGAAGTTCTTTTCAGGCTGCCTCTCAGACTGGGTCGCCTCATATATAAGACATCTAACTGGTAACCTTTGTTAAAACGTTTGTTTTGCTTTGTCTAATTTGGTTTCATGAATGAACAATTAACCAAAATAAAACTCACATTCAGTCGCTAATACAAAAGAGAACAGAAGGATAAAACAGCAAGCAACTAAAATGCTATCTAGAGCCTAGAGGTCATGTGAAATGCAGTGATAACTCTGGAGTACTGGTCGAACAAAAAAAAATTACCTTGAAGTTGATTTGGTATCTCCATGGAAGTATCAAATACTTTATTGCCAGAGCTGCTGTTTGATATCTGTCACAAGGATGGGAATCAAAACTGCATCCAGATTTAAAGATCATTTCCTTAAGACCGTAAATAATGACAGCACAGCCTACTAAGCAAAGGTAACCTGGAGGTCACAACCTAACCAGAATAGGGTGACACAAACGATGATGACAGAACAGAATCTAAATGCCATCGGTTAGCTATCATCTCAGTTGAACTTTTTGAGGTAAAGATTAAGAAGACACCCTGAAAACCAATGCTCGGCAGGGAGAGACAAGAAAGCTTAAGATTCCATTCAAGGGACAATCCATTTGTGAACGCTAACAGAAAAGTCATCTACCATTTACTACTGAATTTCAGATAATATACTTGCCATTTAGCATGGAATAGGTCCTGCAATCCTACATAATCAGTGTTCACAGCAAACAGCGTACACACATATCACTTTGCCACTTGGCCTTGTGGAATTTAAAAGAAAACCCATCAGAGCAACTAAGGATATCTCTCCCCTCAAAAGAACACAACAGATAAAATTTCCCTTATTTCCATTTTATACTTTCTCCAACACTCTAAAGCTCGCAGGAAAGCAGATATGGGTGCAGAAACATTGTCAATTAAGGTGTACGCTCACTTTGCCCATTATGCAGGAAAATGAATCAAAGAAAACTATCATCTACACACTGATATTTCATGCTTCGCACCAGTTCAGGTACAACAAACAAGCAAAGCTTCACAGAATACTCAATAGTATGTTTTTCTTACCAATTTTTCATCTACTTCCTTTGCAGTATCCTTGCCTCCAATTAGGGACAAATTTCCAGTATATTCTTTTGCAAGATCTTCAGCAAGAAAATACTCACGATCAGCACTTCCTTTAACTACGTTCTTTTTTCCATTTTCAAAAGTAGTTCCAGTTGAACGTATTGCCTTCTCTTCTTCAAGAATCTTGTCATTATCTTTAGATCTTGGTGATGAGGGTTTTGGTACAGCAGAATCTGACATCTCAAATGTAGCTCCTTTGTCCTCTAGGACTAATGAACTCTTCACATTGCCACTATCTGTACTGTCAGACCCATCTAGTTTGTTATCTTGCACCACATCTGAGCTCCCTTTAAGAGCTTGAACAGCTAGTATATGTGCAGATTTTTGAAGCcacttgatgattttcaacttcaaccCATGGGAAAAGGTCGTGGTTTCACCCTGAGAATCAGAGAATTAGCAAAATACCTTGGAAATAAATTTGTAATACTAGGCATAAGCTACATCCAAAGTACCACGAGAGCAGCTTCCAAGGATGCTGAAGAAATACCCACTTCGGATGCTATATCACTCACGCTAGCATTCCCTCTTTCGATTAGCTGCAAATACAGCAGACATTAATTTTTCTTCCCTGCCAAAGGCTCAGCAGTACATGCCTAGGTAATTATTGAATTCTGAATCAGGAGCAGTTAGCCAGTTACCTTTTTAAGCACCATAGCAATATCACCAGAGTTTCTCATAAGATTCTCACCAACTGAGGGATGATCAGTATCAATTTCCATACTTCGAGTTGCTTGAGCATTTAAATTTCTAACCTTATGGGGCAAAGCACCATGCTCCATCGTCTCTACTTTGATAAGATTATCAGGGTTAAAGCTACTGGTTTCATGGTTCAAGGATCTGTCCTTTTTCTTGCGTGTGAATCTCAGTTTTGGTATCTTTCCACTGCCGAGATTTGCATCATTCAGCCTCACTTCTGTAGGACTCTGCTCAGATGCATTATTACCTTTCCCTACAGAGTTGACATATCCAACTGAAGAATGCTTTGAGCAAAACGCTCTCAGCTCAACCTGCAGAACAAACAAACATGAAAAATGAACTGCAGCAATCTACATAAGGTTGTGGCAACAGCCAGAAGATAATGGTCTCACATTAGGAAGTCCAAATTTTCCCCATATCTCCATTTGGTGCTTGGACTCTCGTGCACATATAGGATGAAAGGCTGTCCGGCAGGCCCCTGAAACCACATGGAGCTTAGCATTAACAACATGCAAAAGTGGGTAAACCACATAGAGAATGTTTCAGCCATGAGAAAATAGCACACAAAGCATTGTTGGTTAATTAGGCAAACAAGTCAATCAACACAAGACAATAACAGTATCACAATCAAATAAGTGTCAATCACATAGCCAAGGAATCAATCAACATAAAACAAGATTCCTTCATGTCACCACGAGAAAATAACAGAGAACATCTTCGTTTACTTAGACAAGTAAGTCAATAACACAGGACAATACCAAAGTATCACAGGACACCACTTTAGTCAAGGAAAACCTTACTAAGAGGCTGCATCCACTCGTTATAAAAGACTATTACAGAAGTTTGTCACTCCACATAGGAGAAAGGATAGCAATACACTGAAAAGATACAAGCCGAATCAAATATCACAAGGCCTATTGCTAGATCACTATTTTAGAAAGCATCACTATTTTACAAATCATTCTAATGCCCCAGCCTGGTACAGCAGAATACGGATTATCATGCTCAACTGCAAACAGCATTCTACACCTAATTTTAAACAATTAATGATAATGATACAACACAAGACTGCAGTTCTCAAGCAATATTCTTCAAAACATATGGTCTCATAACCTTACGAATTATATTTAGTCAATCAAACTCAAAATGTGATAATGGAAACAAGGAGTAAAAGTACATACCATGGCTGCATCGAATGCATGCACCATGCTTAACCTTGCAAATGTTACACACCAGTTTCCTCTGATTCTCTTGCACCCATCCAACATTTGTAATAGGCTCCATTGAATCCATGTCCTCCACAAGAGCCTCTGGCCTCCAAAGAGTACAAAACAAGTGTGCGAATTTTAGGTTGCCTCCATCTGCAGTTCGACTAGGCTCCCCTATTACAGGTTTTAGGGCCCCTTTCTCCTTTGGGCATAGCAAACACGGCATTGAAAGGGTGATGCCTGCATCTTTCTTCAATGAGCACCCTGTCGACTTCACATACTTGCACCAAGTGCACAACCACTGGCCATCTGGCACAACATGCAAACCATAGCACCACTGGTGCACGGAAACCTTGCAGTTATTACAGCAAAGCATCCTATTGGACGCCATTTCAGTCTCTCCCAAACAGCAAACATCGCACATCGTCCCAGCCTGAGATCCCAGGCGTGGAAGCAGCACAAGCTGCTCCAACCCAGCATCCACACCTATGAGCTTCCTCTTCTTGTTTGGCCTCTCAGAAGTGAGCACAACTCGCTGCCTTGCTCCTAGCAGCCAATGCAGCGATGTGCCTGCCTCATCTGCACATGCTGGTGACGCGGTGCCGCCGCTGCTACTACCTTGCTCCACTTCCATTGGCCACTCCCGCTTCACAACAGCATCATGTAAGCGCTGCTCCAGGCTCTGCTCACCACGCTCTCCGGTAGTAACCAGCTGCTGCACGACCACATCATGTATGCCCTGCTCCACGCTCATGTTACTGACAAAATCCATGGTCTGCCCACTGCGCTCCTTGGTACTGACGACCTCTTCGCCGCCCACGCCCAGGTAGGAGCTCGTCTCGGCGACAGCGACATCAAACGTCTCGCCTTGGTCCAGCAAGTCCTCGGTGGTGCCCAGGAATGGGATGGCGAGGCAGGGGTCGAGCTTCCCGTGGGCGAAGGGGAGCTTGGGCGTCAACATTTCGACGTCGCCCATGGTGACCGGCCTGAAATAGGCCTCGAAGTGGTCCCACGCGCCCTTCTTCCCGGAGGAGAGCGCCGCCGCGTTGAGCTGCGGCGGGCGCTCCTCGGCGGCCGCGTCCGGGAGCTCGAGCTTCTTGTGCTTCTTCCGCCTGTCGCTGGGCCCCGACCAGCTGACGAGGCGCGCGGGCAGGGTGGGCGCCCTGGACGCCGTCTCCTCGCCCTCGAACGGGGTCCGCAGGGACAGCGCCTTCCTGGCCTGCTCGAACGGGTCGACGCCGCCGAGGGCCGGGCCCTCCGGCGAGCCCTCGGCGCCGGCCATGCCCCGGGCGCTCATGCGGGGGAGGGGCGCATCGCCGGGGGAGGCGCCCGCGTCGGGGGAGGGGGCCTCCGGCGAGGCGGGACGGCGGGGAGGGCcggggcggggctagggttagggtttcgttcCGAGCGACCGACCGACCGGGGAGGGAGAGCTCTGCTCAGTTTCCCGACCGCGCCTTCGATTTCTCTCTCCGGCCCGGTTTTCTCGGTACGGGGTTCGGATCcgatgggagggagggagggagaaggggggagggggagggggagcggggcggggtggggtggggtggtggGGGCTAGCTGGCTAGGGGCGCATAGTAGGCGTGCGTGGCCGCGCCGGGACACGGGGTCCGTTGTGCATAGACCCAAATCGCGGGCTGGATGCACGCCGCGAACGGCAACTTTACAGCCCCCGGGCTGGCTGGCGTGCGCGCGGTGTTTCGTTCGGGTGAAGCGAGGCCGTGAGCGCAGACGGAACGGAAAACGGGGAGGCGTGTCCCGTCCTACTGTCAACCGCATTTGGAGGCTTCCATCTTTGGCGATTCGACGGTGCAGGATGGATGCAGCAATAATgttattaattattattattttccagGTAATATACGCCCTCGATTGCGATCTGATTTTACCAAATAATTGCCCTTGCGTTGCAGCAGGACACAAGTGTTTATTGGTATATCTAACTGGCGAACGTTTGCTGGGATGGAGCTCCCAGTGAACGACTGTAAAGTCATTGGATTGTGATCAGAGGCATGTCTTTTTTTCAAAAAATTACGTTGTGCCGCTGGCATTTTGTTTTCTAAACATGGCAATTCTCCCTTTCATACATGGCAAATCCCTCACAAATGCATGGCAGTTTTAATTGTATTGGCATGACAACTGGGGCGTTCACTGGCAATTTCTCCCCAGCGAGCGTTCGCCAGATAAATGGTCCATATTTATTAGGATTATATATTTGGTAAGCTTTTGTAGATTTTCAAAGAAAATGCTATTATTATATTTGGCAAGCATTTATTGACTTGCCAAAGAGAATATTAGGATTATATTTGGTAAGCATTTATTTACTTCCAAAGAAACATTGGAATTATATTTGGCAAGCATTTATTGACTTGCCAAAGAAAAATATTACGATTATATTTGGTAAGCATTTATTTACTTTCAAAGAAACATTAGAATTATATTTGGCAAGCATTTATTGACTTGCCAAAGAAAAATATTACGATTATATTTGGTAAGCACTTATTGAATTGCCAAAGAAAACATTAGGATTATACTTGGTAAAGCATTTATTGACTTCTGAAGAAAACTATACTCTCTTCCTTCTTACGTACAGATGTATGTAAAcatatttagagtgtagattcactcattttactctgtTGTAGTAGATAGTGAAACCTtttaaaaaacttatatttaggaatggaggaagtataatTGTTTATTTACCAAAAAAATGTGGGATAGTTGAGAGGGTTTGAAAGAAAAACACGGTGGAGAAAAACTGTCGATGGAAGGGGGAAATCAAAATGAAAAGGGGAATGAGAGGGCGTATATGCGGGAGGTTGGACGAAGGACGAGTAGACAATGAACGTTACGCATATTTTATCTTTCTATCTATCTACTTAAAGTATGCGAAGAGATTATATTCGGTAAGAACTTTTacctataaaataaataaataaattggtAAGTCAATAAAATATGGGGCAGTTGAAACTGTTTTCCAAAAAAACAAAGATGGTATCGGGAAAAAGATCGGAATGGTGAGAGGGTAGGGGTGTGGTAGGGGAGGTTGGACGAAGGACGAGCGATCGGAATGTTAGGAGAGTTTATTAAGCAACATATGTCGTGTCATGGATCACCACACCATGAATTGGCTTGTCTAAATATTTCAAATCATAATGATTTTGACGACCAAGAAATCAAACAAGAAAAAGGTAAGAACAGTAGCACAGAATGCAGTGCCATTGTATTGAATTTGTAGTTGTAAAGGATTATCAAGAAATATAGCATCAAAAGTTTTCATAGCCCGCAAGCTCCCCTTCGTAGCAACCTCCAACCGCTTGCGTCAGTAGCCCTGCTGCTAGCGGGAGAGCAACAATTGGAGCAAACTTGGTGACAGTGTTCCGGGCGAGGGGACTCTCACCACGACAGTTCCCGGCCTCGTGGGCCGGGCTGATGACCCCTGGGTCGGCTCCGTCCTAGGCCATATTGGGCCGCCCATGGCGGGTTATACAGAGACTCTGGAAGACTTGGCATGCAAACTAAAGATATCGGAGTTGTGGAGGACTCTACCTCCACCGGCGTACCCGACTAGGATCTGTAACCCTAGGACTCTCGGTGTGCTGTATAAGCCATGGGTTGGGCATAGGACAACTTACAATCCCTTGGTACTTTATCTGAGCTTTGTACACCCACCAGCGCAATATACACGAGCATGAGCAGTgtattatctccaccgtgagagctcGAACCTGGATAAAATTCTTGCTTTTGCTACCATCACACCCAATCACCTAGCTAGTATACCctatgacacgtctccaacgtatatataattttttatggtttcatgatattatattatcactttcatatagtttatatgtcattttatatcatttttatggactaacctattaatttaggTGTCAGCTCATGTGttctgcatgtttttggtttcacagaaaaatcataccaaacgaagtccaaacacgctgaaaatttatgagaattttttctgTAATATATGTGACACTAAAAGCTTCAAGAGGAGACCTGAAGACCCACGAGGGAGCCACAAGCCCAAGGGGcgtgcccctaggggggcgccaccCAAGCTCGTGGGCCCCCATGGATTCGTTTGACCTATTTCCGACTCCATAAATACTCCAATAATCACAAACCCTCAGAGCGAGACCAGAAACAACTTTATCATCATCGCAAGCCTCTGCTCGTTTGTGATCCAATATGGAGCCCTGTTCTAGCAATCTGCCAAGGGGGCAATCATCAGGGAGGCGGtcttcatcaaccttgttgcctttatgatgatgtgtgagtagttactacaggacctatgggtccatagcaatAACTAGATGGCTTTCTTTCtcgatcttcaatacaatgatctcctttAAGatttattcaatgtaatcttctttgtagtgtgtttgttgggatccgacgaaGCGTGGGTTTAGGATCAGAATTATTCATTGAGCTATATGAGATTTTATCTAAAATCTTTTATATGTAATTTCATAGCTACGTATGCTTTTCCGATGTATTGATTCTTCTTTGGCCAATTAGATGGTTATATCTTCAAAGGGAGTGGTGCATAGTAGTGGGTTCCATCTTGCGGTAACTTTGTCTAGTGACAAAAGGGATAAGGGCATGTAttgtacgtattgtattgtttccactaAGGGGAAAACGACGGGGTTTGATCATATTGATTGATCTCTTCCTGTCTATATTATGTCATCATACTCATTGTGTTACTCCATTTTATGAACTTAATGCTttgatatgcatgctggatagcggtcttgggGTGGAGTGATAGTGGTAGGGGTCGGTAAGTTTAAcgttctacttgtcacggacgtaatgcctatattatATCATGCTATGAATGATCATCATAATTATTCGttattctgtcaattgcccaacagtaatttgtgcacccaccgtTACTAAGCTTTCGAGAGAtatgccactagtgaacctatgacCCCCAGGTATATCTTCTCACTAATACAAACTTCCTACAATTGCAATCCTATTTACTGTTTATTTTTATTCtgttatttattatcttgcaaaccattATCCTTTCACTCTCCGTTTTAATCTTGCAACTAGCAGgaaacaaggggattgacaacgcTCTAGCCTTTTGTTGGGTGCAAGTATCTTTTGTAGTTGTGTGCAGATGCTGCTAACATTATTAGTATGGTGCCTCCTACTGGTTCAATTAAACCTtgattcttaactgagggaaatactttttgCTGCTATgctacatcacccttcctcttgAGGGAAATCCAACTACTCCTGCGGGAGTAGCAAGACCCCTTCCTGCGGTGGGGACATCATCTGTCCTCGCACAGGCTCCAATTACTTTGACCTGGAGTTAGCCCTGAAACTAGAATCGTGGAAACGATGATGGTTCTATGCCCAGAAAATTTTCATGATCCTAGCACCCCTGGGTTGCCAGAGTTTGCCGACGTGCCATGTTAGCAGAAATGGGAATGGCGGTCGAAGATCGATCTTGTACGGGGACCGGCTATCTTGTGGACACGGTCGCCCGTCTGCTGGGGTAAGGTCTCACCGGCATGCAGATTCTGAAGACTTGGGTGCAAAGGAACATCCAACCTTTGGGGCGCACTGACCCTCTGATGCATGAGTATTGCCCTCTGATGCATGAGTATTGCGGGAGATGTGATCCCAACCGCTTGCTCCGGCATGAGCTTTCTGAAAGCAAGGTCGAAGATCGCCCGCACCTACTAACCGGCCTTCCCTTGATTTGAGGAGCTCCGCCTATAGGTGGTTGTGGAGCCTTTTAGTATGCCCAATCTGCGTCCCACGGTAAGTCATCAACATTCATCGCTCTGCTATACTTTCAGGCCTATCGATACCCCTTTGACGCTTTTCTACTCTTTTGTTGATCTTTTAGACACCTGATGCGTGACCCCCGACCTCTACGACCTTATGAAGGTGTCGCGGCCTTGTTCTACCCCGGATCAAAGCCCGTCACCAAGGGTGACTACCAAGACTTCGCGCTGAGGACCGCAGCTAGTCGTGAGGGTGCAGCTAAGAGGCAGGGGTTGGCATCGAAAGATGCGCCCCCAACGAAGGATGCTCGGCTACAAATGGAGCTTGTTGTTGATTCGCCATTGCGAGAGGGAACTTCTAGCCCTACCGATGCACAACCTAGATCCACAGGGATGTTGCCCGGATCGCTCGGCCCTTAAGAAGGAGAGCTTCTGCCGTTGACAGGTCGTCCTAGCCGGTCGTCCGTGGCCCCAACTTCCGCATCACCACCTGTCCCTCGCCTGAGGCCGAAAATGGCGGGGAATGAGAAAAATGATAGTTGTCGTCTGCCTGCATCACCTACGATATCTCTCCCCTCAGGAGAGTGGCTGCGTGATGGTTCGGGGTCCGAGCCctctgagctccggccgccgcgggctCTCTGATGTCGTAGGCGGCATTACGCCTCCCCCTCCTTTGCTATTTGAAGGGGGTTTGAATGGCTTCCTTGTGTCGAATACACTCGTTCGTCGGAGCGGGGTCTTGCTCCAAGCTCTGGGAACCACATTTGCTGATTTTAGATCGATGACGGAGGTCGAGACCAAGGTAAATAGACCTCAATCCTTGCCCAATAGCCCTCGAGCCTTGAGAAAATTATATCATAATGTGCTTGAGGGTCTTGTTTCATGGGTGTAGGCTCTTATTGCCCAGGCGTCGGAGCTAGACAACCGAGCTCAAGAGCCGAAGCGCCAAGTTTTGGTGGAGGAGTGGGTGGCTCGCTTGCGAACGTCTAATGTTAGTCCTTCATATGTATGTAGTGGCTCGCAGAATTTGTTCTGCTCTGATCTCTGCTTCTTGGTATTTAATCTAGCTTTGGAGCAACTTCAAGAGCTGCAGATTCAGCTTGACGCCGATCGCAGGGCTGCGAGTCATGCGCAGGATGTGGCTGACACCAAGGGCATGGAGGCTCACTCTTGCCATCAGCTGCTGAGGGCGAATGGCGGCATCCTAGGCAGCAACCGCGGTATTACCGAAGGCCTCCCCACTCAGTCAAGGGAAAGCCGAGGACTGGAGGATGACCTCCAATATCGACTAGAGGCCAACATGGAGGGTTGCAAGACACAGGAGACCTCCTTGACGGAGGCGAGATAGTGTGCGGCGCGAGATCTCCAGGTGCAACGTGCGCACCAAGGACGGCTGGAGGCCATCGTGAGCGGTGAGTATTTGCCTTTTATGATTAGTCTTCTCCATTCATTTGCTGACCGTGC from Triticum dicoccoides isolate Atlit2015 ecotype Zavitan chromosome 6A, WEW_v2.0, whole genome shotgun sequence encodes:
- the LOC119318064 gene encoding uncharacterized protein LOC119318064 isoform X1; this translates as MSARGMAGAEGSPEGPALGGVDPFEQARKALSLRTPFEGEETASRAPTLPARLVSWSGPSDRRKKHKKLELPDAAAEERPPQLNAAALSSGKKGAWDHFEAYFRPVTMGDVEMLTPKLPFAHGKLDPCLAIPFLGTTEDLLDQGETFDVAVAETSSYLGVGGEEVVSTKERSGQTMDFVSNMSVEQGIHDVVVQQLVTTGERGEQSLEQRLHDAVVKREWPMEVEQGSSSGGTASPACADEAGTSLHWLLGARQRVVLTSERPNKKRKLIGVDAGLEQLVLLPRLGSQAGTMCDVCCLGETEMASNRMLCCNNCKVSVHQWCYGLHVVPDGQWLCTWCKYVKSTGCSLKKDAGITLSMPCLLCPKEKGALKPVIGEPSRTADGGNLKFAHLFCTLWRPEALVEDMDSMEPITNVGWVQENQRKLVCNICKVKHGACIRCSHGACRTAFHPICARESKHQMEIWGKFGLPNVELRAFCSKHSSVGYVNSVGKGNNASEQSPTEVRLNDANLGSGKIPKLRFTRKKKDRSLNHETSSFNPDNLIKVETMEHGALPHKVRNLNAQATRSMEIDTDHPSVGENLMRNSGDIAMVLKKLIERGNASVSDIASEVGISSASLEAALVGETTTFSHGLKLKIIKWLQKSAHILAVQALKGSSDVVQDNKLDGSDSTDSGNVKSSLVLEDKGATFEMSDSAVPKPSSPRSKDNDKILEEEKAIRSTGTTFENGKKNVVKGSADREYFLAEDLAKEYTGNLSLIGGKDTAKEVDEKLISNSSSGNKVFDTSMEIPNQLQGTSLRRKSNDLTEAELGSEVEECVSSLDKTSSWGDNAKHGSDSVENGVCNHHDCNMDHVHGQPFLNFDDSHSYIHPFIKTKIAHLWNHDLKQNKQTQYHPEEQLCSSDEKRPVDSSVELTETTGIDVTDQLSKAKALGILDHSPDDEVEAEMLFLQASLLDNAMVLKHRCEDLIVKVVQNLSCELDVFSKRKWDFIRVNQFLRDVREAKKRGRKEKRHKEAQAVLAEAAAAVAASSRNSTVRKDANDDVLRRESSPKFGAGSSRVAQRTPSLPRPKDSSKPSNSKVSQVTNSGIFHMPIYSKENALYCDVCLRGETVLNRVSVCSGCKQAAVHIDCYKYLEICIGRWKCELCEDISPEDASSSDQSDSNGTKLSLVRCALCHGTSGAFRKTIDGQWTHAFCAEWLLETKYMRGQDDPVSGMETLVKEKDTCCVCNIKVGACLKCNSEDCHTTFHPSCARDAGFYMNTKGFGTVAQHKAYCGKHSSEQKETDAWKYWPEEVNSLKRTRVELEKFRLLCERVIKREKVKRETVLCDHDILAKTKDTVVFSYRTPGASSESATTSVNNKSCSGTMQRSDDVTVDSSISGINTVRFSLNNRDAEGNTADSSRTLISFKRKFSERGPLAGKRLPQRSVNALLKLEDGKQKTKDNKQAETFQKELVMTSDQASTQNQRLPKGYAYVPRDSLSKEKPWKRNTQTHEPQEPGG
- the LOC119318064 gene encoding uncharacterized protein LOC119318064 isoform X3 — its product is MSARGMAGAEGSPEGPALGGVDPFEQARKALSLRTPFEGEETASRAPTLPARLVSWSGPSDRRKKHKKLELPDAAAEERPPQLNAAALSSGKKGAWDHFEAYFRPVTMGDVEMLTPKLPFAHGKLDPCLAIPFLGTTEDLLDQGETFDVAVAETSSYLGVGGEEVVSTKERSGQTMDFVSNMSVEQGIHDVVVQQLVTTGERGEQSLEQRLHDAVVKREWPMEVEQGSSSGGTASPACADEAGTSLHWLLGARQRVVLTSERPNKKRKLIGVDAGLEQLVLLPRLGSQAGTMCDVCCLGETEMASNRMLCCNNCKVSVHQWCYGLHVVPDGQWLCTWCKYVKSTGCSLKKDAGITLSMPCLLCPKEKGALKPVIGEPSRTADGGNLKFAHLFCTLWRPEALVEDMDSMEPITNVGWVQENQRKLVCNICKVKHGACIRCSHGACRTAFHPICARESKHQMEIWGKFGLPNVELRAFCSKHSSVGYVNSVGKGNNASEQSPTEVRLNDANLGSGKIPKLRFTRKKKDRSLNHETSSFNPDNLIKVETMEHGALPHKVRNLNAQATRSMEIDTDHPSVGENLMRNSGDIAMVLKKLIERGNASVSDIASEVGISSASLEAALVGETTTFSHGLKLKIIKWLQKSAHILAVQALKGSSDVVQDNKLDGSDSTDSGNVKSSLVLEDKGATFEMSDSAVPKPSSPRSKDNDKILEEEKAIRSTGTTFENGKKNVVKGSADREYFLAEDLAKEYTGNLSLIGGKDTAKEVDEKLISNSSSGNKVFDTSMEIPNQLQGTSLRRKSNDLTEAELGSEVEECVSSLDKTSSWGDNAKHGSDSVENGVCNHHDCNMDHVHGQPFLNFDDSHSYIHPFIKTKIAHLWNHDLKQNKQTQYHPEQLCSSDEKRPVDSSVELTETTGIDVTDQLSKAKALGILDHSPDDEVEAEMLFLQASLLDNAMVLKHRCEDLIVKVVQNLSCELDVFSKRKWDFIRVNQFLRDVREAKKRGRKEKRHKEAQAVLAEAAAAVAASSRNSTVRKDANDDVLRRESSPKFGAGSSRVAQRTPSLPRPKDSSKPSNSKVSQVTNSGIFHMPIYSKENALYCDVCLRGETVLNRVSVCSGCKQAAVHIDCYKYLEICIGRWKCELCEDISPEDASSSDQSDSNGTKLSLVRCALCHGTSGAFRKTIDGQWTHAFCAEWLLETKYMRGQDDPVSGMETLVKEKDTCCVCNIKVGACLKCNSEDCHTTFHPSCARDAGFYMNTKGFGTVAQHKAYCGKHSSEQKETDAWKYWPEEVNSLKRTRVELEKFRLLCERVIKREKVKRETVLCDHDILAKTKDTVVFSYRTPGASSESATTSVNNKSCSGTMQRSDDVTVDSSISGINTVRFSLNNRDAEGNTADSSRTLISFKRKFSERGPLAGKRLPQRSVNALLKLEDGKQKTKDNKQAETFQKELVMTSDQASTQNQRLPKGYAYVPRDSLSKEKPWKRNTQTHEPQEPGG
- the LOC119318064 gene encoding uncharacterized protein LOC119318064 isoform X4, with translation MSARGMAGAEGSPEGPALGGVDPFEQARKALSLRTPFEGEETASRAPTLPARLVSWSGPSDRRKKHKKLELPDAAAEERPPQLNAAALSSGKKGAWDHFEAYFRPVTMGDVEMLTPKLPFAHGKLDPCLAIPFLGTTEDLLDQGETFDVAVAETSSYLGVGGEEVVSTKERSGQTMDFVSNMSVEQGIHDVVVQQLVTTGERGEQSLEQRLHDAVVKREWPMEVEQGSSSGGTASPACADEAGTSLHWLLGARQRVVLTSERPNKKRKLIGVDAGLEQLVLLPRLGSQAGTMCDVCCLGETEMASNRMLCCNNCKVSVHQWCYGLHVVPDGQWLCTWCKYVKSTGCSLKKDAGITLSMPCLLCPKEKGALKPVIGEPSRTADGGNLKFAHLFCTLWRPEALVEDMDSMEPITNVGWVQENQRKLVCNICKVKHGACIRCSHGACRTAFHPICARESKHQMEIWGKFGLPNVELRAFCSKHSSVGYVNSVGKGNNASEQSPTEVRLNDANLGSGKIPKLRFTRKKKDRSLNHETSSFNPDNLIKVETMEHGALPHKVRNLNAQATRSMEIDTDHPSVGENLMRNSGDIAMVLKKLIERGNASVSDIASEVGISSASLEAALVGETTTFSHGLKLKIIKWLQKSAHILAVQALKGSSDVVQDNKLDGSDSTDSGNVKSSLVLEDKGATFEMSDSAVPKPSSPRSKDNDKILEEEKAIRSTGTTFENGKKNVVKGSADREYFLAEDLAKEYTGNLSLIGGKDTAKEVDEKLISNSSSGNKVFDTSMEIPNQLQGTSLRRKSNDLTEAELGSEVEECVSSLDKTSSWGDNAKHGSDSVENGVCNHHDCNMDHVHGQPFLNFDDSHSYIHPFIKTKIAHLWNHDLKQNKQTQYHPEEQLCSSDEKRPVDSSVELTETTGIDVTDQLSKAKALGILDHSPDDEVEAEMLFLQASLLDNAMVLKHRCEDLIVKVVQNLSCELDVFSKRKWDFIRVNQFLRDVREAKKRGRKEKRHKEAQAVLAEAAAAVAASSRNSTVRKDANDDVLRRESSPKFGAGSSRVAQRTPSLPRPKDSSKPSNSKVSQVTNSGIFHMPIYSKENALYCDVCLRGETVLNRVSVCSGCKQAAVHIDCYKYLEICIGRWKCELCEDISPEDASSSDQSDSNGTKLSLVRCALCHGTSGAFRKTIDGQWTHAFCAEWLLETKYMRGQDDPVSGMETLVKEKDTCCVCNIKVGACLKCNSEDCHTTFHPSCARDAGFYMNTKGFGTVAQHKAYCGKHSSEQKETDAWKYWPEEVNSLKRTRVELEKFRLLCERVIKREKVKRETVLCDHDILAKTKDTVVFSYRTPGASSESATTSVNNKSCSGTMQRSDDVTVDSSISGINTVRFSLNNRDAEGNTADSSRTLISFKRKFSERGPLAGKRLPQRSVNALLKLEDGKQKTKDNKAETFQKELVMTSDQASTQNQRLPKGYAYVPRDSLSKEKPWKRNTQTHEPQEPGG